The proteins below are encoded in one region of Paraburkholderia phenazinium:
- a CDS encoding DEAD/DEAH box helicase, producing the protein MPLSDRRLPSATDEVSVEPKRPAARGKGGELLNPGPSQEARSVKAVKAPKETSASGEAKAPKGAKAPKAAEKPAPALAKTADKLAKLGLTSDINLVLHLPMRYEDETSLTPIAHLLPGGMAQTEGVVFDNEIAYRPRRQLLVKLRDDTGDELVLRFLNFYGSQVKQMAIGARLRVRGDVRGGFFGMEMVHPAVRVVDEDTPLPQALTPVYPSTAGVSQAYLRKAIDNALSRAALPELLPEAVARTYLDPLGVPPLMQAVRMLHHPGVDSDETALMDGTHPAWVRIKFEELLAQQMSLKRAHDERRTRAAPGMPRRTADDPASLVARLLKALPFSLTGAQQRVGGEIALDLTQPHPMQRLLQGDVGSGKTVVAALAAAQAIDAGYQAALMAPTEILAEQHARKLRGWLEPLGVSVAWLAGSLKTREKRAAIEAAALGTAQLVIGTH; encoded by the coding sequence ATGCCTTTGTCCGACCGCCGTTTGCCCTCCGCTACCGACGAAGTGAGCGTCGAGCCGAAGCGCCCCGCCGCTCGTGGCAAGGGGGGCGAACTGCTCAACCCTGGGCCGTCGCAGGAAGCCAGATCGGTGAAGGCGGTCAAAGCGCCTAAAGAGACGAGCGCATCCGGCGAGGCCAAAGCGCCCAAGGGAGCGAAGGCACCCAAGGCGGCAGAGAAGCCCGCTCCGGCGCTTGCCAAAACCGCTGACAAGCTCGCCAAGCTCGGGCTCACGAGCGACATCAATCTGGTCCTGCATCTGCCCATGCGCTACGAGGACGAGACCTCGTTGACGCCGATCGCGCACCTGCTGCCGGGTGGCATGGCGCAGACCGAAGGCGTGGTGTTCGATAACGAAATCGCCTATCGCCCGCGCCGCCAGTTGCTGGTCAAACTACGCGACGACACCGGCGACGAACTGGTGCTCCGCTTTCTGAATTTCTATGGCTCGCAGGTCAAGCAGATGGCGATCGGCGCACGCCTGCGGGTGCGTGGCGACGTCCGTGGCGGTTTCTTCGGCATGGAGATGGTGCATCCGGCCGTGCGCGTCGTCGATGAAGACACGCCTTTGCCGCAAGCGCTCACGCCGGTGTATCCGAGCACGGCGGGCGTCAGCCAGGCCTATCTGCGCAAGGCGATCGACAACGCGCTGTCGCGCGCGGCACTACCGGAATTGCTGCCCGAGGCCGTCGCCAGGACTTATCTGGACCCGCTTGGCGTGCCGCCACTGATGCAGGCGGTGCGCATGCTGCATCACCCCGGCGTCGACTCGGACGAAACCGCCCTGATGGACGGTACGCATCCGGCATGGGTACGCATCAAGTTCGAGGAACTGCTCGCCCAGCAGATGTCCCTGAAGCGCGCGCACGATGAGCGCCGCACGCGCGCGGCGCCTGGCATGCCACGACGAACTGCGGACGATCCAGCCTCACTGGTGGCGCGGCTCCTGAAAGCGCTGCCGTTTTCGCTGACCGGCGCCCAGCAGCGCGTGGGCGGTGAAATCGCACTGGATCTGACGCAGCCACATCCCATGCAACGTCTGCTGCAGGGCGACGTGGGCAGCGGCAAGACCGTCGTCGCCGCGCTTGCCGCCGCGCAGGCCATCGACGCCGGCTATCAGGCCGCCTTGATGGCGCCGACCGAAATCCTCGCCGAACAGCACGCACGCAAGCTGCGCGGCTGGCTGGAGCCGCTTGGCGTGAGCGTCGCGTGGCTGGCCGGCAGTCTGAAAACCAGGGAGAAGCGCGCAGCCATCGAGGCCGCGGCGCTCGGCACCGCGCAACTGGTGATCGGCACGCACG